From the Salarias fasciatus chromosome 16, fSalaFa1.1, whole genome shotgun sequence genome, one window contains:
- the rprma gene encoding protein reprimo A encodes MNNTGLNQTEGGLFNKTGEFFCCNFSSVVTDNGFVAAAPDERSLFIMRVVQIAVMCVLSLTVVFGIFFLGCNLLIKSEGMINFLVTDRRPSKETEAVIVGAY; translated from the coding sequence ATGAACAACACCGGGCTGAACCAGACCGAGGGCGGACTATTCAACAAGACCGGGGAGTTTTTCTGCTGCAACTTTTCCTCCGTGGTGACCGACAACGGCTTCGTGGCGGCCGCCCCCGACGAGAGGAGCCTCTTCATCATGAGGGTGGTCCAGATCGCCGTCATGTGCGTCCTCTCCCTCACCGTGGTCTTCGGCATCTTCTTCCTGGGCTGCAACCTCCTCATCAAGTCGGAGGGGATGATTAACTTTCTGGTGACCGACCGGAGGCCGTCTAAAGAAACGGAGGCGGTGATCGTGGGAGCCTACTGA